In the genome of Microcoleus vaginatus PCC 9802, the window TCCGAAGACTGCAACAATCCTTACGAGTCAAAAAATCTGAAATTTTATTACCTCAAAACCGAAAATCCCGGCTTGGGCCGTCTTAAGTTTGCTACAGTATTACTAACTCGCTTGCTGCAAAAACGACCGCAGCGGGTTTTTTGCGGTCACATCAAACTCGCACCGCTAATTCAAATTCTGTGCCAACCCTTGGGAATTCCCTACACAATTTTAACTTACGGCAAGGAAGTGTGGGAACCGCTTCCGCCCAAATATCAAACAGCAATGAGTAAAGCTGACAGTATTTGGACTATTAGCAGGTACACGCGCGATTCCCTACGGGATAGCTTCGCTTCACGCACTTGCGAAATTAACAACTTAAATCCCGAAAAATTCCAAATAGTGCCTTGTACGGTAGATGAAAATATATTTACGACTGGGCCGAAGCCACAGGATTTATTAGAGCAGTACAATCTGGTTGGTGCTAAAATATTGATGACTGTAGCCAGATTGCGATCGACAGATATTTACAAAGGCGTCGATGTCACCATTCAAGCTTTGCCGCAAATAGCCGAAACTTTTCCGAATGTGAAATACTTAGTTATTGGACGCGGAGACGATCGATCTAGATTAGCCACACTCGCTGATGATTTGGGAGTTACCGAAAGAGTAATATTTGCGGGTTTTGTACCGACAGAAAATTTAGCAGCACATTACCAGTTGGCCGATGCTTATGTAATGCCCTCCCAGGAAGGCTTCGGTATAGTTTATTTGGAAGCGCTGGCTTGCGGAGTACCCGTACTCGCGGGAGACGCGGACGGGTCAGCCGATCCGCTGCAAGATGGTAAACTGGGATGGCGAGTTCCCCACCGAGATTCAGCAGCAGTAGCGGTTGCTTGTGTGGAAATGCTGCGAGGGGAGGATAAAAGGTGCGATCGCTGCTGGTTGAGGGAACAAACCCTGGCAAGATTTAGTTTTGAATCCCTTTGTCAATCCTTACAAGGAATTTTTCAACCCTCTGGCTCAGATAAACTTATGCCGTAGAGAGCGGTTTCTGGGTGTACAATGGGAAAATTAACTCGATCGACCGCCGGAATTTCTGAGTAGGATAGAGTTAGGCCTACCTGCAAAGACACCCAAGGAGACCACCGTGAACCAAGGCACCCCCAAAATATCTTTCCAGCTACCCCGTATTAGCAATTGGCTGATACTGCTGGGCATCGCGTGTTTGTTGGTCTCAATTGGTTTGGGTTGGATAGTTAAATCAGTGTTGATTCTAGTAGCTTTTTTATTGCTGACGCCTGTGGTCGCATTTTTCGCGCTTCAGTGGTGGCTGAAACGCAATTTAATTGAGGACAATTGTCCAGTTTGTCAATACGAATTTACAGCTTTAAATCAAACTCAGTTTCAGTGTGCCAACTGTGGCGAACCTCTGAAAATAGAGGAAGGTCATTTTAGCCGTTTGACTCCGCCCGGTACGATCGATGTTACCGCAGTTGAAGTATCCTCCGTTCAACAGTTAGAAGATTAATTAGAAAGAATAGGGCATCGGGTATGAGTTAGTTATTGGTTATGATTTGTTACCTCTGATTTGTTACTTTTTGGTTCTAATAACCAATGCCCTATGCGCGATGCCCTATTTCCAAAATTACTTTTCCAAGCGTACTGCATACCACTGCAAATATTTTCCCTGCCCGACATCTAATTCACAATAAGTATCAATTAAATACTTGGCTTGAGCTTCCACGCCAGATATTTTATGCACGTCCTGCGGCAAATCTTCGTGTTCCTCGGCTAACACTGCTTTCAGCTTTTCTAACAGTTCCGCCGCCGTCAAAAACTGCTCTGGCTGGTTTGTTTCTAAGACCACAAACGTGTCTTCGTCATACAGTGACATAGTTTCAAAGGTTGAGGTTAATTATTTCTAAAGTTTCGTGCAGTTAAGCGATCGAAAGTATAAACTCTTAATTACAATTTTCCAGCCCCGGCTCGATCGTGTTACAATTGAACAACATCAGAATTCCTACCGGATTACCGTTATTAACTTACTTGTTAACTGACTTGTTAACCTAGTTGTCAACATATCCGACACAGCATTTCTGAGGAGATTTGTCAAGTGCAAATTTGTCAAGTGTCAAATTGTCAAGAAATATTCGATCGGCTGTATCTAATTATAACTGGCACTATACATTCCCATGATCACATCTTCCACTTCAACCCCTGTTGCGCGCAAGCCCTCTAAATCAGAAGGTCTCAAAGAACGCAGCAACTATTTACGAGAACCCGTTGCGACTGAACTGTTACAAGAAACTACCCACTTCACCGAAGAAGGGCTTCAGATTCTCAAATTTCATGGCTCGTACCAGCAAGACAACCGCGACAATCGAGTTAAAGGACAAGAAAAAGATTATCAGTTCATGCTCCGCACCCGCAATCCCGGCGGGTTCACTCCGCCGCAATTATACCTAGCCTTAGACAAGGTATCTGAAGAATACGGCAACCACACGCTCCGCGTCACAACGCGCCAAGGTTTCCAACTTCACGGCGTGTTGAAAAAAAATCTTAAAGCAGTGTTTTCCTCAATTATTAAAAATATGGGGTCAACCTTGGGAGCTTGCGGCGACTTGAACCGCAACATCATGGCACCTCCAGCACCGTACAAAAATCGCCCAGAATACCAGTATGCGCTGCAATACGCTAACAATGTCGCCGATTTGCTGACACCGCAAACTGGTGCTTATTATGAAATTTGGTTGGACGGCGAAAAAGCTGTTTCGGCCGAAGAAGACCCCGCAGTGAAGGCCGCGAGACAGAAAAACGGCAACGGCACAATCTTTAGCGACGACAAAGAAGAACCGATTTACGGCAGCCATTATATGCCGCGGAAGTTCAAGTGTTCCGTTACCGTCCCCGGAGACAATTCAATTGACTTGTACTCTCAGGATTTGAGCTTGGTGGTAATTACCAATGAAGCTGGCGAGTTGCAAGGTTTTGACGTGTTTGCTGGCGGCGGTTTGGGCCGTACTCACAACAAAGAAGAGACTTTTGCGCGGGTTGCGGATGAGATTTGCTATGTTGCCAAGGATGATGTTTACGATTTGGTCAAGGCAATTGTAGCAACCCAAAGAGATTACGGCGATCGCACAGACAGACGGCACGCGCGACTAAAGTACCTGATTAACGACAAAGGCGTACAGTGGTTCCGCGAAAAAGTAGCCGAATATTTTGGCAAGCCGCTAGAAGCCTTTAAACCGCTGCCTGAGTGGAAGTATTTTGATTTCTTGGGCTGGCACGAACAAGGAGACGGTAAACTGTTTGTCGGCATTTCCGTGGATAATGGCCGGATCAAGGATGAAGGTTCATTTCAGCTAAAAACGGCTTTGCGGGAAATTGTCCAGAAGCACAACTTGCCGATACTGGCGACGCCACACCAAAACGTGCTGATTTACGATATTTCGCCGGATATTAAAGAAGAAATTCAGGGAATACTCGATCGATGCGGCATTCAGCGGGAAACTGCGATCGATCCATTGGTGCGCTATGGGATGGCGTGTCCGGCAATGCCGACTTGCGGGCTGGCGATTACCGAATCTGAGCGCGTGATGCCGAGCATTTTAGAGCGGATTCGGGCGCTTTTGACGAAAGTCGGCTTGCAAGACGAGCATTTGGTGGTGCGGATGACTGGTTGCCCAAATGGATGCGCCCGCCCTTATATGGCAGAATTGGGGTTTGTCGGGAGTTCGCCGGAATCCTACCAGATTTGGCTGGGCGGTTCTCCAGATCAAACGCGGCTGGCAAAACCAATTGAGGAAAAGCTGCACGTCAATGATTTTGAAGCTTTTCTGGAGCCGATTTTTGTTTATTTCAAGCAAAAACGGCAACTGAGCGAGAGTTTTGGCAATTTTTGCGATCGCGTCGGGTTAGAATCTATCCGTCAATTTGTAACCAACTACCAATCTGCTGACTCGATGACAACTGAGATAAATGAATTAGAAGTTACGTCTAGTAACGATGACGGGAACGACGCTGCCACTGCTAGCGGTGGCAAAGTCCGCCGTCGAATTAGCGTCCGCGATGAAATCTACAACGAGCTCAAGGAAGAAGCAGCCCGTCAGGGCAAGCCGATTACACAACTAGCTACAGAGGCGATTTCAACTTATTTAAAAAAGATTAAGGAGGAAGCATAAGCCGATTTGAAATTTTCGATTTTTGCTAGAATCAAATAAAACTCACGCAAAAATAATATAAAGGCAGAGCATTTGCAGAAAAAAACTTGGATTTTTAACATAAATCTGGTTGTAAATGCTTTGCCTTTATTATTTATGAGCGATTGAAACCCCGCCTGCCTATCTATCTCCTCTCTTTCTCTGCGTTCTCTGCGTTCTCTGCGTTCTCTGCGGTTAAATAAAAAAAATCTAAGAGAAAACGAACAATCCTAAATACAATGCCTCAATTACAAAGATTAGCAGTTACTGCCACTCAAATTTGCGATCGCCAAATCGACCTAACTAGGGAACAACAGCATTATTTAAATCGAGTGCTACGTTTGCAAGCGGGCGATCGATTTATTGCGATGGACGGTCGAGGGCATTGGTGGTTAGCCGTCCTAGAAGCCCAGGAAACAGGGTTAATTGCCTCCATAACCGAGGAGATTGCTGTTAACAGGGAGCTACCCGTTGAGGTGACTTTGATGGCGGCTTTGCCCAAAGGAAACGGCTTTGACGACGTTGTGAGACAGGCGACTGAGTTGGGTGTGGCAAGTATTGTGCCGGTAACGAGCGATCGAACTTTGCTCAAACCAAGTGATCAAAAAGTCGATCGGTGGAGAAGAATTGCTGCGGAGGCGGCGGAACAGTCGGAACGTCAAATTGTGCCGACGATTTTAGAGCCTATTTCGTTTGATCTTGCTGTGAAAGATTGCAATCAAAAATATCGATTTATTTGTGTGGCTCGCGGGGACAATCGGCATTTGTGGGATTGTTTAGCCGCTGTGGCTCCCCCCCAGTCTCCCTTAATAAGGGGGGAGCAAGATGGGGGAGAATTATCGATTGTCATAGCTATTGGCCCGGAGGGTGGATGGACTGAGGGTGAGGTGAAAAGAGCGATCGAATTTGATTTTGAAGCTGTTTCTTTGGGTAGGAGAATTTTAAGAGCGGTGACAGCTCCCATGGTGGCTTTATCTTTAGTTGGCGTGGCATTTGAGAAGTGCTAATATCAACAAATAACAAAGAATTCATCAGATAGGTGGGTTGAGGGGGAATGAAAATAGAGTTGAGGAAAGGTCGATCGCCCTTTTGGTCGATTCCCTACGGGATAGCTTCGCTTCACGCGCTTTTGGCAATTTTTGGTACAACATCAGTTTCTGCACAATCTCCGATTTTTCCCATTGCTCAACAGATTAATTGCGATCGCCCGCAAGGAGATGCACAAGTCAGAACTTGTATTCAATTGAGGTACGAGGCCTCGGACAAACGAATGAACGAGGTTTACAAACAACTAATTTCCTCATTGAGCGACGAAGAGCAATCAATTCTTACGGAAGCACAATTAGGGTGGATTCAGTTAAGAGATAAAACCTGTGAATTTGAAGTTTATACAAGTCGTGGCGGTACGGGTTATCGAGGTTTCCTCAATGAATGTTTGGATCGCGTGACTCAACAGCGCACTGTGGAACTAGAAAAGTATTTAAAACAAAGATAAAATAGGAAGTACACCGTAAAGCACCTGACAATAATAAAGATAAACAAGTATTTATGAAAAGCCGATCGCCATTCACTCTCACCCTCACCCTCATCTCAGCAATTGTAAGCACCACCGTACCAGCAGTTTTCGCCCAGCGACAGCCATCAGCCAACGAAATATACATCGATAAAAATTGCCAGCGCAATCAGCAACTACCGCAACTTGAAAGATTCACTATCTTTAGCAGAAACGAATTTACAACTAACGGTCAAAACTACTGGTTCTACGCCGCCCGCTATCTAGACGGCGCCGTGCTTTTCTGTACCTCAAAACCCAACTTCAACCAACCTAAACCTCTAACTGCAAAACAAATACAATCCCAATTTATTGACAAAATACTCCGAGACCCCAACAACAAAACAGCCTTTATCATCGTAGTCCGAGAAGGAAATGGCCTCGAAGTACCCATGACCAATTACGGCTTAGAATTGAGCAATGTCGATCGCCCCAAACTCACCTCTCTTTCCATCCTACAGCAGCGGGGAACCCTCAAAGACGGCGAGCCCAGTGAACACACATTTCAAGGACGGGCCGGTCAATCTATTACGATCGACCTCAAAAGCAGAGCATTCGACCACAACATAGCACTGTTAGACACCAGTGGCAAAAATATTGCCCAAACAACAGGTAACTCCCAGAATCGCCGAGAGTCTCAAATCACCGTAAAATTGCCTAGTAACGGCACTTATAAAATAGTTGTTAAAGGAGGCGATCGCACAAGCAAAGGTACTTACACATTAAGCGTTAATTCCAATCAGCTTTAACTCAATTTAAACCAAGCGCTAAGCAAACTCAAAAACAGGTGTTTCAATCACTCTAATAGGCTTTCTATCTTCCCAAATCATCTTCTGCAACTGTTCCACAGTTTCAGGTGAAAAAAAACGCTCTCCCGTTTCCACACACACTCTAGCAGGAACATTTTCAATGATAATAAACTTACCATTGATTTCCAGGGTATAACTTACTTTTTCTTCCACCATTGTTTCTTGCCAAAAATCATTGTTCATTTTGATTTATCCTTAACTTAAAATCAATCCAAATTTTCGGAGCTGGTTCGTATAAAGTAATGATTTTTACCAAAGGACGAGATGGATAACTGCACTGAACGTGCAAAGGTCTATTGGCAATGGTCAAACCGAAAATCAAACAGCTTGGGCCATATTTGTCATCGGGATACTCTTCGATAACTTCACCAGCCATTATTGCTTCCCGGAGTTCTTGTACCCTGATACGGCGAACGATGCTTTGGTTTACTGCGTGTTGTGAAAGCTCAAAATCATTTTTTACAATTTTAACACGTATTTTTTCAATGATTGTCATAGTTTCATATCATATCTATAACTCAACACAAGAGCAAAAATTGTTAACCAGTGGCGGAACCAACCAAACATCAGCCAAGATAGAAACAACGCCATTCCCGCAACCGCCATGACAGACATCAACCAAATAACCGCCGCCCTAGAGGGTAAAGACTACAAACAAGCTGCCCAACTCATCAAACAACTACAAAAAGAATCCCCCGAAAATCCGTGGGTACAATACTATATCGCCCGCTACTACGAACTCACCAACAACCTCGAAAAAGCCCAAACAACCTACAAACAAATACTCCGCGACATCACCAACGCCAAAATCGTCTCCCAGACCCGCCAAGCTATTCAACGGATTGAAACCGCACAACAAAACCTCCGCCAACAAGCCATAGAAACCGCCAAAAACGACCCCAGCAACCTCGAACCCGGACTCCTTATCCTCGAACCCGTGAGTCCCGAAAACAAACCCGCAGCCATTCAAAATATCAGCAGAATCTTTAAAATCGACGCCTACACAACCCGGATGCAAATCCAAAGCCGCGGCTGGAGACTTTACAAAACTGGCCCCATCGCCGAACTCCGAATTTACGGTCAAGAACTCCTCAACGCCGGCATTCCCGTATTTTGGGCAACCCTAAGCGATATTCAAAAAATCCAAATCTTCCGAGTGCAACACTTCCAGTCTCTCTCTTCCCCAGCCGTTGTTTGCAAAGATAAACTCGATCGACTCGGTGCGATCGAATTTAACTGGTCAGAAGTTACCCAAAGAGTAGAAGGCTTGTTGCCGATGTTCATCGAAGTCATGGACTACTCCCCCAACCGAAGAAAGGAGCAATTTCGCCACAGAGAAATCAGGCAAGATTACGCTCAAATCTGTGACTTGCACATTCCCAGCAGAAACTGCATTCTGCGAATTTGCGACCAAAGTTACGAATTTCAACAAGGAGTTGACTTCACCAAAGCTTCAGCCGAGCTCCCCACTTTACCGAACCACAAAAACAAAACATCGAGAGTCAAAAACTCTCAACAAATTCCTCAAAGTACCACCCGAATTAACTGGAATCACTTACTGGAAATATTCGATCGCCAGCTTGACGTTACAGTTTGGTCAGAATTTACGCCCTTTGCCGACACAGTGCTCGATTACACTAATATGTTGAGCAAGATCGAATCTCATATAGAAGTCGAGCGCAAATCCGAAACTCCTTGGGACTCAGCTTTTCAGCTATACAGCGGATTAGCCTTCCTCAGAAACCCAGAAAATAGGGAATAGAACAAAGAGTTAAAATTAAAAATGAGGAATCCCATTTTTAATTTGTTAACGCCAGCATTGGGAGTTATCCCATGCCCAATTCCCTATTATAAATTCCCAATTTCCTATTTCGTTTTCACCTGACGAGCCATTTCCCGGAAATTGTTCATGCTGGGGCCAGGGGTTCGACGACTTCCATTTGGTGTCGGCATTAAATTATTAGGAGCAAAAGTGCGATTCGCTTCAGCTTGACTCGGCACTTTCCCGTTAGTTGCAGCAGCAGGTATCTTAGCGGGTTCCGCATTATTAGCAGGAGCGCTAGCGACTGGTTCCTTTTCTTTCTTAGACTTTTTCTCTACCTTAGCCTTTTTAGCTGGTTCAGACTTCTCAGACTTCTCAGACTTCTCAGACTTAACAGGCTCAACTTTTGCCGGTGCGATCGCAACAGGCTCAGCCTTCGCAGGCGCAACTTTTGCTGGTTCCTTAGCTCCAGATTCGCCCAAATCTAGGAAATATTCAGACTTTTTCAAGCCCAACAGTCTGCCGAAAAAGCCGAAAATACCGCCGAAGAAATTTTTGATAAAACCAAACATTAGACTTACTCCTTTTGTTCTTTTAGAGAAATTTGTACAAGCTTGTCAACAAAGTTAGATTACGAGCTAGGGCAACCTTTGTCTACATTTATTCATCAAAATTTACATTTGGCTATATCTAAGCTACCTCATCAAAGCAAATTTTAGGTATGAATACTCACAGTGCTTTGCACTTATTTACAAAGTATCTCAGAATTTGTTAGGGATTCCCACTCATTGCCGATCGTACCTCGATCCGATTCCCTAGCTGTCCTAGTACGGGTCACACTCCCTAGGGGAGTGATTTATGCTTTAATCACCAAGCAATTTTCCGCAAAATGAACAGTTCGCTCGATCGCAATCCCGTCATCCTCATACACGGCATCTGGGACACAAAGATTATTTTCAGCAAAATGTCCGCCCGCCTCACCGAACTCGGATGGTCAGTCCACAGCCTCAACCTCACCCCCAACGACGGCAGCCTCGGCCTTGACTTACTGGCAAAGCAACTCGCAGACTACATCTCTGAAACCTTCGAGCCAGAACAGCCTTTAGACATAGTAGGCTACAGCATGGGTGGCATTGTCAGTCGCTACTACGTCCAGCGACTCGGGGGAATCAACCGCGTACAGCGCTTCATCACCCTATCTTCCCCCCACCACGGCACCCTCACCGCTTATTCCCTACGCCTACCAGGATACCTGGATATGCGCCCCGATAGTGGCTTGCTGCGCGATTTAAATCAAGATGTGACAATGCTCAAACGCATAAACTTTACATCAATGTGGACGCCATTTGACATAATGATTGTACCGGCGAACAGCTCCCAAATGCCAGTAGGTAAAGAAGTTAAAGTCAACGTTTTGCTGCACCGCCAAATGGTGACAGAACCCCTAAGTATTAACGCAATAGTTGAAGAGCTCAAAGCACCTATTGAAAATAAAATTCCCACTTAAAAATGAATAGCAATTTCAGCCGCAACCCAGTCTTGCTAATTCACGGAATCTTCCGAAAATCGGGAATTTTTTACAAAATGTCTGCCTACCTCACCCAACTGGGATGGTCAGTATATACCCTCAATCTCTCGCCCCATTGGGGCAACGCCAGCATAGACGAATTAGCCCAACAAATAGCAGATTATATAGACAAAACCTTTGCGCCCGAACAGCCTCTCGATATAGTAGGATTGAGTATGGGCGGTTTAGTAACTCGCTACTACCTGCAAAGGTTAGGCGGCATTAACCGAGTGCAGCGCTTTATTGCCATATCTTCTCCTCACAGCGGTACTTGGATGGCTTACACTCTCTGGGGAAAAGGCTGCGTTCAAATGCGTCCTGGCAGTGCTTTTCTGGAAGATTTAAATCGAGATGCTGTCTTGTTGGAAAAGCTCAATTTTACTTCGATTTGGACAGCTTGGGATTTCATCATCGTACCTGCTTCTAGTTCCCAAATATCTGCTGCCAAAGAAGTAAAATTGTCTGTTTTCGCCCATGCCATGATGGCGAGGCATTCCAGCAGTTTAAAAGCTGTGGCTGAAGCACTGTCTGAACCATTGAAAATTAATAATTAACTTGTAGTGTACGTCAGCAGATACTTTTTATTAAAATAACCTGTCCCGTATCTAAATTGTATTTTTGGGGCGGGCGGGACGCCCAGCCCCTACTCCCCACAAGAATTTCATCACAGTAGAGCCAATTCTTCAATCTAAAATTTAAAATCTAAAATCTAAAATCGACTGACGCACCGTGAGAGGCTACTACTAAACTGTATCGCCAACTTCAGCGTATTCGCTGCGACCAAAAATTGCTTCAGCTTCACAATAATACTTGAACTCAAGTATATTGTGGAAAGGGTCTTCTAAGAAGAAAGTACGGTGTTCTGTAGGCAAACCGACAAATCGCCGTCTCGGTTCTTGATAGAAATTTAAGTTGTTTTGCTGGGCTTTCTCTAACAACGCTTCCCAGTCAGCTTCAGAAGTAAAAATTAACCCAAAATGCCGGGGATAGATGCCTCGCTGAGGCGTCAAAGGTTCGCGGCTGACGTGGGCGACAATTTGATGGCCGCACAAACCCATAATCGCAGAATTAGGCGATTCGCGACCTAGTTCGCAGCCGAGCCCGTCTACGTAGAACGCTTTGGTTTGGGCAATATCGGTCACCGGGAAGGCAAGATGAAATAAGACTTGGTTCATGGAGGTACTAAATGCAGAATTCAGAATTGTTCTTTAATTATTTATCTTGGTCTAATCCTTGGTGGGTGGCGATCGCCCTAAATACAGTTTTAATCGCGATCGCCACCATTGCTCCTAAAAAATTGCTCACTCCCGCTGGCCAATTTCACGGCTGGGTATTGGGCGTGCTCATCTGGGGCTGTTTGGGATGGCAAGGCTATGCTGTGGTGATGTTTTACTTTCTTGTCGGATCGGGAGTTACCCGCATCGGCAAAGCCCAAAAAGAAGCAGAAGGCATAGCCGAAAAGCGTTCAGGCGCCCGAGGCCCAGAAAATGTCTGGGGTTCGGCTTTAACCGCCACTCTTTGCGCTTTGGGAGTTTTGGCATTATCTATTTTAGGAGATACAGGCAAAATGTCTGTGCCACAAGATGCTATTTCCCTGTTATTGCTGGGTTACGCGGCGAGTTTTTGCACCAAACTTTCCGATACCTGCGCTAGCGAAATCGGCAAAGCTTACGGGAAGCGGACTTTTTTGATTACCAGCTTGCAGCCTGTACCTAGGGGTACGGAAGGGGCCGTAAGTTTGGAAGGAACGATCGCAGGTATTGTCGGCTCAATTCTGATCGCACTTTTGAGTTGGGCCGTCGGTTTAATTGACTTGACAGGAATTGTTTTTTGTCTTATTGCAGCTTTTATTGCCACGAACATCGAGAGCGTCATTGGGGCGACGGTGCAATCAAAGTTTGAGTGGCTGACGAACGAGGTGGTAAATTTTTTTAATACACTCATAGGAGCGATCGCAGCGATCGTTTTAGCGGCGACCTGGAGAGCTTTTTTAGCTTAGTTAATCTTGGACGCATTCGCGACCCAAGAAACCGGGTTTTTTACGATAATTGAAGGCATTAACGCAGTATTTTTAGAAAAAAACCCGGTTTCTGCCTCCCGGGCTATTAGTTATTAACTATTAGTCATTAGTCTCAAGCAATCAACTCATGACTAATGATTAATAGTTAATCAAACTAAGCGTCGTCTTGCGGCCCAAAAACCATTTGTAAAATCATCGTCGGTTCGCCCCGCTTGTGATAGCGATCGGCCCAATTGCGAATAATCTCATCTAATTCCTCAAGGGCTTGGTCGAGGCGTTCCGGCGGAATATCCAAAGTCTCCATAATTCGCATCACCTTCGGTTGTTTGTCCGCCCAATCCTTCATCAGCCGGAAATATCTAGCCGTATCCTCCACCATAGTAAATGTTCGCTCTTCCTGCTCTGCCGGAGAGTAAGTAGCGCGGGTGAGGGCATAAAACGGCATTCCCCAAGGAGAATCAATGCGAGTTACTGTCCCAGAATAGATCAAGCGCCGCTTAATGTGTTCTGCTAGAGCTTCGCTCAAAGGCATTCGCCTTTCTGGAGACATATCTTCTTGCGATCGCCTGTGCAGAAACTCGATCAACTCCATAAACTGAAAAGAATTGATCAGTTGAGCGTCAGGCGGATTAGGAGGAATCTTGCTTTCTAGATATTTTTTTTCATCTACAGTCAAATTGTTTCCCGGAATGCGAGGGCGTCCCGGCATCCAACCATACTGTTCCAACCAGACATAAGGAAACTGAATCAAATATCTAGGTTCCTGGGAACCCAACATTTTCAGCAATTT includes:
- a CDS encoding heterocyst differentiation control protein, whose product is MPPNLAISGIVMKNDSLDLVKSLSPSAMDQIMLYLAFSAMRTSGHRHGAFLDAAATAAKCAIYMTYMEQDNNLRMTGHLHHIEPKRVKVIVEEVREALTQGKLLKMLGSQEPRYLIQFPYVWLEQYGWMPGRPRIPGNNLTVDEKKYLESKIPPNPPDAQLINSFQFMELIEFLHRRSQEDMSPERRMPLSEALAEHIKRRLIYSGTVTRIDSPWGMPFYALTRATYSPAEQEERTFTMVEDTARYFRLMKDWADKQPKVMRIMETLDIPPERLDQALEELDEIIRNWADRYHKRGEPTMILQMVFGPQDDA
- a CDS encoding TIGR00297 family protein, which translates into the protein MQNSELFFNYLSWSNPWWVAIALNTVLIAIATIAPKKLLTPAGQFHGWVLGVLIWGCLGWQGYAVVMFYFLVGSGVTRIGKAQKEAEGIAEKRSGARGPENVWGSALTATLCALGVLALSILGDTGKMSVPQDAISLLLLGYAASFCTKLSDTCASEIGKAYGKRTFLITSLQPVPRGTEGAVSLEGTIAGIVGSILIALLSWAVGLIDLTGIVFCLIAAFIATNIESVIGATVQSKFEWLTNEVVNFFNTLIGAIAAIVLAATWRAFLA